One window of the Klebsiella oxytoca genome contains the following:
- a CDS encoding YecA family protein produces the protein MKTGPLNESEVEWLDDVLSKYAVEGTIMDVAELDGLLTAILSGPVEIEPAQWLIAIWGGADNVPRWANDRERDRFVNLTLQQMSDIAERLSDYPDQFEPMFGSREEEGQELTIVEEWCFGYMRGVGLSDWSALPAGLQAELDVIALHGTEERFEALDELSAEAFIASVERIRPAALALYNYWTEHAQPAEVQQPVRNEAKIGRNDPCPCGSGKKYKQCCLSK, from the coding sequence ATGAAAACTGGACCCCTGAACGAAAGCGAAGTTGAATGGCTGGACGATGTCCTGTCGAAATACGCGGTAGAAGGCACCATCATGGACGTTGCCGAACTGGATGGCTTGCTGACCGCGATTCTCTCCGGGCCCGTGGAGATTGAACCTGCGCAGTGGTTGATAGCTATCTGGGGCGGGGCGGATAACGTGCCGCGCTGGGCCAACGATCGCGAGCGCGATCGTTTCGTTAACCTGACGCTGCAGCAAATGAGCGATATTGCCGAGCGTTTAAGCGATTATCCCGATCAGTTCGAGCCGATGTTTGGCAGCCGTGAAGAGGAAGGGCAGGAGCTTACTATCGTTGAAGAGTGGTGCTTTGGCTATATGCGCGGCGTCGGATTGAGCGACTGGTCAGCTTTGCCAGCAGGGCTGCAGGCGGAACTCGACGTTATCGCTCTGCACGGTACCGAGGAGCGTTTCGAGGCGCTTGATGAATTATCCGCTGAAGCGTTTATCGCCAGCGTTGAACGGATCCGTCCTGCCGCCCTGGCGCTTTACAACTACTGGACCGAGCATGCTCAACCGGCAGAAGTTCAGCAGCCTGTCAGAAATGAGGCGAAGATCGGACGCAACGATCCTTGTCCTTGCGGCAGCGGTAAGAAATACAAGCAGTGCTGTTTATCTAAATAA
- a CDS encoding dihydrodipicolinate synthase family protein produces MFTGLCAFPLTPLKHHVVDETAFARILTRLVDSEVDSLGVLGSTGSYAYLSREQRMQVIRQAKNHAGAIPVMVGIGAVGTDQVLRLAEDAQQAGANALLLPTIAYQPLTEEEILTFYQTVTRHVSVPVCVYDNPVTTHISTSDALKGAIAALPGIASIKIPAPAQNEVVHRIHGLRQQLPASVTIGISGDACAADGLNAGCEIWYSVCAGLFPQIAMEIVAAARRGDAQQATAIGARLEPLWMLYRKYGGSLRVTAAAAAILGLCAEDCLPRPLLPLSSDAFSEIAETVRHLKLQ; encoded by the coding sequence ATGTTCACTGGTCTGTGCGCTTTTCCTCTAACGCCGTTAAAGCATCATGTTGTTGATGAAACCGCTTTTGCGCGAATTTTAACTCGACTGGTTGACAGTGAAGTTGATTCACTCGGCGTGCTGGGTTCCACGGGAAGCTATGCCTACCTGAGCCGTGAACAGCGAATGCAGGTTATCCGCCAGGCAAAAAATCATGCTGGCGCGATTCCTGTTATGGTCGGTATCGGAGCGGTGGGCACCGACCAGGTTCTCCGTCTGGCAGAAGACGCGCAGCAGGCAGGCGCTAACGCGCTCCTTCTGCCGACAATTGCTTATCAGCCCCTGACGGAAGAAGAGATTTTGACGTTCTATCAGACGGTTACGCGACATGTTTCTGTACCAGTTTGTGTTTACGACAATCCTGTGACCACACATATTTCTACTTCGGATGCGCTCAAAGGCGCAATTGCCGCTCTGCCGGGGATTGCCTCGATTAAAATACCGGCTCCGGCTCAAAACGAAGTCGTCCATCGGATTCACGGCCTGCGACAGCAGCTACCCGCTAGCGTGACTATCGGCATTAGCGGCGATGCCTGCGCGGCAGATGGTCTGAACGCCGGCTGTGAGATCTGGTATTCGGTGTGTGCTGGGCTTTTCCCACAGATAGCCATGGAAATAGTGGCGGCCGCGAGGCGGGGTGATGCGCAGCAGGCGACGGCGATCGGCGCCAGGCTGGAGCCGCTGTGGATGTTATACCGAAAGTATGGCGGTAGCCTGCGAGTTACCGCCGCAGCGGCAGCGATCCTTGGTCTGTGTGCTGAGGACTGCTTACCGCGACCGCTGTTACCGCTTTCTTCTGATGCCTTTAGCGAAATTGCGGAGACTGTTCGTCATCTCAAGCTTCAGTAG
- the pgsA gene encoding CDP-diacylglycerol--glycerol-3-phosphate 3-phosphatidyltransferase produces MQFNIPTLLTLFRVILIPFFVLAFYLPFAWAPFVCALIFFVAAVTDWFDGYLARRWNQSTRFGAFLDPVADKVMVAIAMVLVAEHYHTWWVTLPAATMIAREIIISALREWMAELGKRSSVAVSWIGKVKTTAQMAALVWMLWRPNIWVEWAGIGLFLVAAVLTLWSMLQYLNAARGDLLEQ; encoded by the coding sequence ATGCAATTTAATATCCCTACGTTGCTTACTCTGTTTCGCGTCATTCTTATCCCATTCTTTGTGCTGGCGTTTTATCTGCCGTTTGCCTGGGCTCCTTTTGTCTGCGCGCTGATTTTTTTTGTTGCCGCCGTGACCGACTGGTTCGATGGCTACCTGGCTCGTCGCTGGAATCAAAGCACCCGTTTCGGTGCTTTCCTCGATCCGGTAGCGGATAAAGTTATGGTTGCTATCGCCATGGTACTGGTTGCCGAGCATTATCATACCTGGTGGGTGACGTTACCGGCCGCAACGATGATTGCCCGGGAAATTATTATCTCCGCCCTGCGTGAGTGGATGGCGGAACTGGGTAAGCGCAGCAGCGTAGCGGTATCCTGGATAGGTAAAGTCAAAACCACGGCGCAAATGGCGGCGCTGGTGTGGATGCTGTGGCGGCCAAATATCTGGGTTGAGTGGGCCGGGATTGGTCTGTTCCTCGTGGCGGCGGTACTGACTTTGTGGTCCATGCTGCAATATTTGAACGCGGCGCGCGGCGATTTGCTTGAACAGTGA
- the uvrC gene encoding excinuclease ABC subunit UvrC — protein sequence MSDVFDAKAFLKTVTSQPGVYRMYDAGGTVIYVGKAKDLKKRLSSYFRSNLASRKTEALVALIAQIDVTVTHTETEALLLEHNYIKLYQPRYNVLLRDDKSYPFIFLSGDTHPRLATHRGAKHAKGEYFGPFPNGYAVRETLALLQKIFPVRQCENSVYRNRSRPCLQYQIGRCLGPCVAGLVSEEEYAQQVDYVRLFLAGKDDQVLTQLIARMEKASQALEFEEAARIRDQIQAVRRVTEKQFVSNTGDDLDVIGVAFDAGMACVHVLFIRQGKVLGSRSYFPKVPNGTELGEVVETFVGQFYLQGSQMRTLPSEILLDFNLGDKTLLADSLSELAGRRVNVQTKPRGDRARYLKLARTNAATALTTKLSQHSTITQRLQALATLLKLPAVKRMECFDISHTMGEQTVASCVVFDSNGPLRAEYRRYNIDGITPGDDYAAMNQVLRRRYGKAIEESKIPDVILIDGGKGQLGQAKTVFAELDVPWDKSHPLLLGVAKGSDRKAGLETLFFEPEGEGFSLPPDSPALHVIQHIRDESHDHAITGHRKKRAKVKSTSTLETIEGVGPKRRQMLLKYMGGLQGLQKASVEEIAKVPGISHGLAEKIFYSLKH from the coding sequence GTGAGTGATGTTTTTGATGCAAAAGCTTTCCTGAAAACAGTAACCAGCCAGCCGGGTGTCTACCGTATGTACGATGCTGGCGGTACTGTTATCTATGTCGGCAAAGCAAAAGATCTGAAAAAGCGGCTTAGCAGCTATTTTCGCAGCAACCTGGCTTCGCGTAAAACTGAGGCGCTGGTTGCGCTGATCGCGCAGATTGACGTCACCGTGACCCATACCGAAACGGAAGCGCTGCTGCTTGAGCATAACTACATCAAGCTATACCAGCCGCGTTACAACGTGCTGCTGCGCGATGATAAATCTTATCCCTTTATTTTCCTGAGCGGTGATACCCATCCTCGGCTGGCGACGCATCGCGGAGCGAAGCACGCGAAAGGCGAGTATTTTGGCCCGTTCCCAAATGGCTATGCGGTTCGTGAGACGTTAGCCCTGCTGCAAAAAATCTTCCCTGTCCGCCAGTGTGAGAACAGCGTTTATCGCAACCGCTCGCGACCGTGCCTGCAGTATCAAATCGGCCGCTGCCTGGGGCCATGCGTCGCCGGACTGGTGAGTGAGGAAGAGTATGCGCAACAGGTCGATTACGTACGCCTGTTTCTTGCGGGTAAAGATGATCAGGTACTCACTCAGCTGATAGCCCGCATGGAAAAAGCCAGCCAGGCGCTGGAGTTTGAAGAGGCCGCGCGGATCCGCGACCAGATTCAGGCCGTACGCCGGGTGACCGAGAAGCAGTTTGTCTCTAACACCGGTGACGATCTGGATGTTATCGGCGTGGCGTTTGATGCGGGTATGGCCTGTGTGCATGTCCTTTTTATACGTCAGGGTAAAGTACTGGGTAGCCGCAGCTATTTCCCCAAGGTGCCCAATGGCACGGAGCTGGGCGAAGTGGTGGAGACCTTTGTCGGCCAGTTCTATTTACAGGGCAGCCAGATGCGCACGCTGCCGAGCGAGATCCTGCTCGATTTTAACCTCGGCGATAAAACCCTGCTGGCGGATTCCTTATCCGAACTGGCCGGACGCCGGGTTAATGTACAGACTAAGCCCCGAGGCGACCGCGCCCGCTACCTGAAGCTGGCGCGAACTAACGCCGCAACGGCGCTGACCACTAAACTTTCCCAGCATTCAACCATAACTCAACGCCTGCAGGCGCTTGCCACACTACTTAAGCTTCCAGCCGTCAAGCGGATGGAGTGCTTTGATATCAGCCATACGATGGGCGAACAGACGGTCGCATCGTGCGTTGTTTTTGATAGTAACGGGCCACTGCGGGCTGAGTATCGCCGCTATAATATCGACGGTATAACGCCGGGAGATGACTACGCGGCGATGAATCAGGTTCTGCGTCGTCGCTACGGCAAGGCGATAGAAGAGAGTAAGATTCCCGACGTCATCCTGATAGACGGCGGCAAAGGTCAGCTTGGCCAGGCGAAAACGGTTTTTGCCGAGCTGGATGTGCCGTGGGATAAAAGTCATCCCCTTTTATTAGGCGTGGCGAAAGGCAGCGATCGTAAGGCCGGGCTGGAGACGTTATTCTTCGAACCGGAAGGTGAGGGTTTTAGCCTGCCTCCGGATTCTCCTGCGCTGCATGTGATTCAACATATTCGCGACGAGTCGCACGATCATGCGATTACCGGCCACCGTAAAAAACGGGCAAAAGTAAAAAGCACCAGTACGCTGGAAACTATTGAAGGAGTCGGACCCAAACGTCGACAAATGCTGCTCAAATATATGGGCGGTCTGCAGGGATTGCAGAAAGCCAGCGTCGAAGAAATTGCCAAAGTACCGGGTATATCTCACGGTCTGGCAGAAAAGATCTTCTACTCGTTGAAACATTAG
- the uvrY gene encoding UvrY/SirA/GacA family response regulator transcription factor: MINVLLVDDHELVRAGIRRILEDIKGIKVVGEACCGEDAVKWCRANPVDVVLMDMNMPGIGGLEATRKIARSVADAKVIMLTVHTENPLPAKVMQAGAAGYLSKGAAPQEVVNAIRCVASGQRYIASDIAQQMALSQIEPEKAESPFASLSERELQIMLMITKGQKVNEISEQLNLSPKTVNSYRYRMFSKLNIHGDVELTHLAIRHGLCNAESLANQ, translated from the coding sequence TTGATCAACGTCCTTCTTGTTGATGACCACGAACTAGTGCGCGCAGGGATACGACGCATTCTGGAAGATATTAAAGGGATTAAAGTTGTTGGCGAGGCCTGCTGCGGTGAAGATGCCGTGAAGTGGTGCCGCGCGAATCCTGTAGATGTAGTCCTGATGGATATGAACATGCCGGGTATCGGTGGCCTTGAGGCTACCCGAAAAATTGCCCGTTCTGTTGCTGATGCCAAAGTGATTATGCTTACCGTCCATACGGAAAATCCGCTGCCTGCGAAAGTCATGCAGGCCGGCGCTGCTGGCTACCTTAGTAAAGGCGCTGCGCCGCAGGAGGTCGTTAATGCTATTCGCTGCGTGGCTTCAGGTCAGCGTTACATTGCATCTGATATCGCCCAACAGATGGCGCTAAGCCAGATCGAACCGGAAAAGGCGGAGTCGCCGTTTGCCAGTTTGTCTGAGCGAGAATTGCAGATTATGCTAATGATCACTAAAGGTCAGAAGGTCAATGAGATCTCAGAGCAGTTAAATCTGAGTCCTAAGACCGTGAATAGCTACCGTTACCGTATGTTCAGTAAATTGAACATTCATGGTGACGTGGAGCTGACGCACCTGGCAATTCGCCATGGCCTGTGCAATGCGGAGTCGTTAGCAAATCAGTGA
- a CDS encoding DUF2594 family protein, with protein sequence MSTPDFSTAENNQELAQEVSCLKAIMTLMLQAMGQADAGRVIIKMERQIAQMEDEAQAAVFSSTVKQIKQAYRQ encoded by the coding sequence ATGAGCACACCAGATTTTTCCACTGCGGAAAATAATCAAGAACTGGCACAGGAAGTATCGTGTCTGAAAGCGATAATGACGCTGATGCTTCAGGCGATGGGTCAGGCTGATGCGGGCCGAGTAATTATAAAAATGGAAAGGCAAATCGCGCAGATGGAAGACGAGGCTCAGGCTGCCGTATTCTCCAGCACCGTTAAGCAAATTAAGCAGGCATACCGTCAGTAA